The Oleidesulfovibrio alaskensis DSM 16109 genome has a segment encoding these proteins:
- the flgK gene encoding flagellar hook-associated protein FlgK, producing MTLNSLLSVGKDALFASQSAIQTTGNNIANVNTPGYSRQAVRFEAKTPIDWKPGQMGTGVKAAEVFRYFNTFIEQEYHDHFATEQRWKAQHQMLQSVESLFNESNSKGINAALSQFFTDWQQLAQRPDDKATREALLAHTQSLTSLINSTADSMNQLEHQMDEYIRQDVDKANKLIKDIAELNRSIQVHDIPGSNNANTLLDQRNQMVRELAAIMDVDVIDRGSGDFVVNTKAGHTLVDGEESFELKFEGPKTSAVVKGVPPFDGEIVFEGSSAREYTLEIVSGGAVGGGATFKVSYDGGRTWLTDETTGLPKEFQANAQTGKVHVDGLDIYFNAGANDLAAGDEFTIVPKSGLYWVRPTTEPLNITPMAFAEGGDNPRRLVGGTLAGYFSFRDANLGKYQEKLDAFSRELAWQVNYLHSQGAGLGHLDYTRGGDSVNDPALALGDASSGLSYFDKLKSGNLTMYFFDSATGELASGASFGPLDFGGGANFDPSVHTLDDVVNAINTSWGGYVTASIADNQLVLDAADGYQFGFADDSTGLLAALGINTYFQGDSAVTLGMRPEVLADVSRINAGRINGGGEANVGDNDTATAISGLATKKLDIPTSYEQGRNQSLSEYFNTISANVGSDTAQAKFGSDFYGTLADDLSARQDSVAGVNLDEEMSSLVKFQHSYKAAAKLVTTADEMLQVLLGLKQ from the coding sequence CAGACCACAGGTAACAATATCGCCAACGTGAACACCCCCGGGTATTCGCGTCAGGCCGTACGTTTTGAAGCCAAAACCCCCATCGACTGGAAACCCGGCCAGATGGGAACCGGCGTCAAGGCGGCGGAGGTTTTCCGGTACTTCAATACCTTTATTGAACAGGAATACCACGATCACTTTGCCACCGAGCAGCGGTGGAAAGCGCAGCATCAGATGCTGCAGAGCGTCGAGAGTCTTTTCAACGAATCCAATTCAAAAGGCATAAACGCCGCGCTTTCGCAGTTTTTCACCGACTGGCAGCAGCTGGCGCAGCGTCCCGACGACAAGGCCACGCGCGAAGCTTTGCTGGCACACACCCAGAGCCTGACAAGTCTCATCAACAGTACAGCGGATTCCATGAATCAGCTGGAACACCAGATGGATGAGTACATCCGGCAGGATGTGGACAAAGCAAACAAGCTTATCAAGGATATCGCCGAGCTGAACCGTTCCATTCAGGTGCACGATATTCCCGGATCAAACAACGCCAACACGCTGCTTGACCAGCGCAACCAGATGGTACGCGAACTGGCGGCCATCATGGATGTGGATGTCATCGACAGAGGCAGCGGTGACTTTGTGGTCAACACCAAGGCCGGGCATACGCTGGTGGACGGAGAGGAATCGTTTGAACTGAAATTTGAAGGCCCCAAAACCAGCGCCGTGGTCAAGGGCGTGCCGCCTTTTGACGGCGAGATTGTCTTTGAAGGTTCTTCGGCCCGTGAATACACGCTGGAGATTGTTTCCGGCGGTGCCGTGGGCGGCGGCGCCACGTTCAAGGTTTCGTACGACGGTGGCCGCACATGGCTGACGGACGAGACCACGGGGCTGCCCAAAGAGTTTCAGGCCAATGCGCAAACCGGCAAAGTGCATGTGGACGGTCTTGATATATACTTCAATGCCGGTGCCAATGACCTTGCCGCAGGGGACGAATTTACCATCGTGCCCAAAAGCGGCCTGTACTGGGTGCGGCCCACCACTGAACCGCTGAACATAACCCCCATGGCGTTTGCCGAGGGCGGCGACAATCCGCGGCGCCTTGTGGGCGGTACTCTGGCCGGCTATTTCAGCTTCCGTGATGCCAATCTGGGAAAATATCAGGAAAAGCTGGATGCTTTTTCCCGCGAGCTGGCGTGGCAGGTCAACTATCTGCACAGTCAGGGTGCCGGTCTGGGCCATCTTGACTACACACGCGGCGGCGACAGTGTGAACGACCCCGCGCTGGCGCTGGGCGATGCGTCTTCCGGTCTGTCCTATTTCGACAAGCTGAAGTCCGGCAACCTCACGATGTACTTTTTTGACTCTGCAACGGGCGAACTGGCCTCCGGGGCCTCTTTCGGCCCGCTTGATTTCGGCGGCGGAGCCAACTTCGATCCTTCTGTGCATACGCTTGACGATGTGGTGAATGCCATAAACACATCGTGGGGCGGGTATGTCACCGCGTCCATAGCAGACAACCAGCTGGTGCTGGATGCCGCCGACGGCTACCAGTTCGGCTTTGCCGACGACAGCACGGGATTGCTGGCTGCACTGGGCATCAATACATATTTTCAGGGTGATTCGGCGGTGACGCTGGGCATGCGTCCCGAAGTGCTGGCCGATGTGAGCCGCATCAACGCCGGGCGCATCAACGGCGGCGGAGAAGCCAATGTGGGCGACAACGACACCGCCACGGCCATCAGCGGACTGGCAACCAAAAAGCTCGATATCCCCACAAGCTACGAACAGGGACGCAATCAGTCACTTTCGGAATATTTCAACACCATTTCCGCCAACGTTGGTTCGGATACGGCGCAGGCCAAGTTCGGGTCGGATTTTTACGGCACGCTGGCCGACGACCTGAGTGCGCGACAGGATTCCGTTGCCGGGGTGAATCTGGACGAGGAGATGAGCAGCCTTGTCAAATTTCAGCATTCATACAAGGCGGCCGCCAAGCTGGTGACCACGGCCGACGAAATGCTGCAGGTGCTTCTGGGACTCAAGCAGTAG